A single region of the candidate division KSB1 bacterium genome encodes:
- the serS gene encoding serine--tRNA ligase: MLDIRLVRENPDFVAARLALKGEREIVPKLLEADSRRRALVAETDALKERRNAVTRDIALKAKAGELIDALKSESREIGERIANGDDGLRAIESELQALAMRIPNLPHESVPAGESAEQNVVVRDWGSEVKFDFAPKDHLALAESLKMLDFPRGTKITEPGFPVYVGPGAILERALINFFLDSHRTAGKYTEISTPFVVNRTSLEGTAQLPKFEDQLYHCEIDDLFLIPTAEVPITNFHRDELLPEAQLPIRYCGYSPCFRREAGSYGKDTRGFLRVHQFNKVEMVKFVVPETSYDELESMVTDATALLEALNLRYRVLLLCTGDLSFGAAKCYDLEVWAPAEKRWLEVSSCSNFESFQARRANIRFRRKESGKPEYVHTLNGSGLATSRVIVAMLESCQNDDGTFTVPAALKKYTGFGLITPGGVQ; the protein is encoded by the coding sequence CTCGTGGCCGAAACCGACGCCCTGAAAGAGCGCCGCAACGCGGTCACCCGTGACATTGCTCTGAAAGCCAAGGCCGGCGAGCTCATTGACGCCTTGAAGTCCGAAAGCCGCGAAATCGGCGAGCGGATCGCCAACGGCGACGATGGTCTGCGTGCCATAGAATCCGAGCTCCAGGCTCTCGCGATGCGCATCCCCAACCTGCCGCACGAATCGGTCCCTGCCGGCGAGTCCGCCGAACAGAACGTCGTGGTCCGCGACTGGGGAAGCGAGGTCAAGTTTGATTTCGCGCCCAAGGATCACCTTGCGCTCGCCGAGTCGCTGAAGATGCTCGACTTCCCCCGCGGCACCAAGATTACCGAACCGGGCTTCCCGGTTTACGTCGGTCCCGGCGCTATTCTCGAACGCGCGCTGATCAACTTCTTCCTCGATTCGCACCGCACGGCCGGCAAGTACACCGAAATCTCAACTCCGTTTGTCGTCAATCGCACCAGCCTCGAAGGCACCGCGCAACTGCCGAAATTTGAGGACCAGCTCTACCACTGCGAAATCGACGACTTGTTCCTGATTCCCACGGCTGAAGTCCCGATTACGAACTTCCATCGCGATGAGTTGCTGCCCGAAGCGCAACTCCCGATTCGTTATTGCGGATATTCACCCTGCTTCCGGCGTGAAGCGGGATCCTACGGCAAGGACACGCGCGGATTCCTCCGCGTCCATCAATTCAACAAAGTCGAGATGGTAAAGTTCGTCGTTCCGGAGACGTCCTACGATGAACTGGAATCCATGGTAACCGACGCAACGGCGTTGCTCGAAGCGCTGAACCTACGCTATCGCGTCCTGCTGCTGTGCACCGGCGACCTTTCGTTCGGCGCCGCGAAGTGTTACGATCTCGAGGTCTGGGCTCCCGCCGAAAAACGCTGGCTCGAGGTCTCCTCCTGCTCCAATTTCGAGTCCTTTCAGGCACGGCGCGCTAACATCCGCTTCCGTCGCAAGGAGTCCGGCAAACCGGAATACGTGCATACGCTAAACGGCTCCGGCCTCGCCACATCCCGCGTCATCGTCGCCATGCTTGAATCCTGTCAAAATGACGACGGAACCTTCACCGTTCCGGCCGCATTGAAGAAATATACCGGATTCGGATTGATTACGCCTGGTGGGGTGCAATAG